Below is a window of Microtus ochrogaster isolate Prairie Vole_2 chromosome 5, MicOch1.0, whole genome shotgun sequence DNA.
GATGGAGCTTGTGCGGAGAAACACTGGTCTGAGCCATGAATTGTGTCGCGTGGCCATTGGTGTCGTGGTGGGTCACATACAGGCCACCGTACCAGCCAGCTCACCTGTCATGGAGCAGGTCCTCCTCTCGCTGGTAGAGGGCAAGGTGAGGGTGGGCAGCGTGGCCAAGGAGCCTTCCCACCCTCAGCCAGCTTGCTAGTCCCACCCCGCTCCTGCCCCACACATTTGTTCAGGCTGTCGTGACAGGTATCTGCTGAGCTCTGGCTCTTGGCTTTCATTTTGCTGGGTATTGGGGTCATTTGAGTTGACccacaaaagagaaggaagaacattCTAGACAGAGGCTCAGCCTGGACAAAGACCGAGAGGCAGGACAGAGCTTGGCTCATAGGAAGGAGGAATTGGAAGACAGTGGCTGACGTGGCTGGATCACAGGCAGTGTGGGAACGGGAAGTTTGGGAGCAGGTGAGCCTGAGGCAGGTGATAAGACCAGGATGAGGTGGGAATAGGGGAAGCTTCCTGCCACCTGGAGGGGTTTACCGCTATCTGCTGGGCCTCCATCTGGGTGCAGGGAAAGAGCTGACACAGGACATAGGTGAGAGCAATACCTTGCCTGCTTTGGACGTGTAGAGAAAAAGGGCTTGGAGAGCTAGGTGCCAACTTGGATGGTAGTGAGGGAGATGTGGGCGTTTCAAGATGGTTATGGTCCCATGACATAATTAGGACactggcgcctttaatcccagcactcaagaggcagaagcaggtggatctcgtgagttcgagaccagcttggtctacaaagtgagttccaggacaggacagccagggctatacagaaaaaccctgtcttggagtcGGGGGGAATGGTCAGGGGAAGGAATGGGGGTAGTGAGTCCTGGCTACCTGATGGGGTTTGGATGGGCCAAAGGTGTTTCCTTAGGCTCCACCTCTGATTTTGGTTGGAGTGAATAGAAGGCTGTAGACCAGTGGTATATAGGCCTGGGCTGGGTATAGCAGCTCGTGTCAAATACAACAGGCCTGGTGTCGTGTGGAATGGGAATGAGGATTCTGAGTCACCTCCAAGGAGTAACAGAATGGATGCCTACTGCCTCATGCGAGCTACTCATCCAGGTCTAGGTGGAGAGTCAGGATGTTGGTGATTACCACGGCTGTGTCTTAAACAGGATCCTGTACCAGGAGGTCAAGTCTGGAGTTGACCTGCCAAGTGGGAACTTTCATGGGACCTCAGCTCAGAGATAGACCTTGGAGGCTTCCTGGAGCTGGTGATACACAGGAATCTTACTCAGCCACACTTTGCCCTGTTCCCCCAGGACCTGAGCACAGCCCTACCCTCAGGACAGGTCTGCCATGACCAGCAGAGACTTGAAGTGATCTTTGCGGACCTGGCTCGAAGAAAGGATGACGCCCAGCAGCGCAGCTGGGCGCTGTACGAGGATGAGGATGTCATCCGCTGCTATCTGGAAGAGCTGCTGCATATCCTGGTATGGGGGGAACCAGCGACTCCACCCTGTGCCATCCCTTGTTACTCCTTAGGTCTCTTCTGCCCACGCATGCTCGTCTCCTACTGGgtgactctctcttcctcttccctacaGACTGATGCAGACCCCGAAGTTTGCAAAAAAATGTGCAAAAGGAATGAGTTCGAGTCTGTCCTGGCCTTGGTGGCCTATTACCAAATGGTATGTATGGGGCAAGGGAGTGGGCACAGAAGGATGCGGGCAGGAGTCGGGGCACTGAGCACACAGCTTCTTCTGCCAGGAACACCGAGCGTCACTGCGGCTGCTGCTCCTCAAGTGCTTTGGTGCCATGTGCAGCCTGGATGCAGCCATCATCTCCACACTGGTATCCTCCGTGCTGCCTGTGGAATTGGCCAGAGACATGCAGACCGACACACAGGGTGAGGTGGGGCGGGGGCTGCTCGCTGCCACTGGGAGAGTGTTCCCACCATCTGCTGGGGATGCCCagctctctggggcttgctgaccacctcccctctcccccccagACCACCAGAAGCTCTGTTACTCTGCTCTCATCCTGGCCATGGTCTTCTCCATGGGAGAGGCAGTGCCCTATGCACACTACGGTAAGCATGCAGATTGCTGACCAACCAGAGCCAGAGAGGTAGGACCCACACAGGGCCCAGAGATCTGCCGACTATGGCCTGATAAGAAGAGGGTGTTCCCAAGGCTCACAGAAAACCAAGAAGGCTGGATTGTGTGGGGAGGAAAAGTTAGGCCTGTAGATTTCTTTATGCTCCTTTTTCAGAACACCTGGGCACGCCCTTTGCCCAGTTCCTGCTAAGCATTGTTGAGGACGGCCTTCCATTGGATACCACAGAGCAGCTGCCAGACCTCTGCATGAACCTGCTTCTGGCTCTCAACCTGCACCTGACAGGTGGCGTGAGGCCCATATGGAGGGTGGCCGACCACAGGACTCTGTGAGCTCTGCACCCACACTCTTACCTTGTGTTCATCCATGTCTTTCCTCAGCTCCTGACCAGAATGTCATCATGACCGCCTTGAGCAAACACACCAATGTTAAGATCTTCTCTGAGAAGCTGCTTTTGCTTCTGAACAGAGGGGGTGAGAGCCTAGAAGCCTGCATGTGTACCACTTCAGTGCCCTGTGATTCCGTTAcctccctgccttgacttccctagTCCTCCAGGGTGACTCCGGGACCCCAAGTGGGGCCTCGGTTACTCCTGTGAACTTTTGCCTTCTAGATGATCCTGTCCGTATCTTCAAGCACGAGCCACAGCCACCACACGCTGTCCTCAAGTTCCTGCAGGACGTGTTCAGCAGCCCCGCCACTGCCTCCATCTTCTACCACACAGACATGATGGCACTTATTGACATCACTGTGCGGCAGATTGCGGACCTGTCACCTGGAGACAAGGTGCCTGCAGGTTGCTGCAGTGGGGATGGGAGCTGAATGACAACCAGAATGGGGTGCATGTGACATTGAGTGGAGATGAGGGGGCAGGATGGCTGCTACCAGCGCCAGGCCAAGTGCCAGTGGAAGGCTGTCCAGAGGCCAGGACAGGTATGTCAGAATCCATGGCAACTGTGTGGCAGTTGGAGCAGGACACTGGagagagttggggtgggggagatgagGAAGTGGGGTTTTTGCAGAGCCTTTGACGCTGCAGCTGTGTCTTAGGATTGCTCCTCAGAAGAGGAAGTAACTCACTGCCTTCCTGAGTGAGGGCTGATTGGAAGCCAGGAAGCCTGTGGCGAGAGGACATTTGGGTGGTGAAATATGTCAGGTTGGGCTGTGTTGGTCATAGACCCAGCAGACCTTGCTCCTGGATTAGTTTTGAGCAGCTAGGTGTAAGGAATGCTGGTGATTAGTGGAGGAGGCCCAAGGACTTTCTGAGAGAAGCATCGAGTTGTGTTTCGAATGGGTTATGATTGAGGACAAGGGCTGGgggatagctcagttgatagagggCTTGCTTTGCATCCAtgaggccctggcttcaatccccagaactgaaaaaaaataaaatatttaggagaCACCTGCAAGATGTTCAAGCACCAGGGCACCAGGGAGGCTGTGGGTGAGTTGGGACTAGAGACCTATGGGAGTTGTCTGTTCAGACATGTGACAAAGCTTCCGAGAGAGTGTGGCCACCAGGAAATTAGACAGATGCAGTCAGGAAGACACAAGAAGTTCAGCTAAGGAGAAACCCAAGAGCCAAACCAGGCGAGCAGGAGCAATCCACAGACCAGTGTTTAGAGCAGGAGAAGATGGGACAAAGAGGTAGCCTTTGCATTTGCCACGTGGAGAGCGGTGTGACGAGCTGGCCCTGCCAGTGCACTGGAGGATCGAGTCTGAATGGAAAGTTTGGGAAATTTTGGAATTACTCGGGGAGTGGAAATGAGGAAGGACTTGGAAGGAAGCAGTCAGTGAAGGGAACCCATTTTCTGTCCAGGGAGACAGACAAATGCAGGCAGGCGCTCAAAGGAAACAACATGGGGTCAGAGAGGGTCTTGTAAAGGTGGGGGTGCTGGTCCATGCTGACCAGAGGGAGTTCTCCAGGGAGCGTAGAGAAATGAAGCACGAAATGGAGAGAGGACCACGGCAGGAGGTgagcagcagagacagggaaCACACGGTGGTGGGCTCCACTGATTGTTCTAGTGAAGACAGGTGGTCCTGAGAGCGGAGGACAAGAGCGTTGGAAAGCACAAGACCACCTGAGGTTCCAGAGCCCTAGAAAATAGGCAGGCGTACTGTAAGGACAACACAGCACAGAAAACTAGTGGGATTGGATACGGGGGGCCGGGGCACATGCATTGGGGCCTGAACTTTTGGATCAGAGCAGTGTTTCTTTCCTGGAGTAAAGGGCGTGGGAAGGAAGTCCTTCACCTTGGGGACGTTTGGGGAAGATGAGGAGGCTGGTGGTAGATGTGTGGTTCTGCCTGTCTGAGATAGGCGGGAGATAACAAGCAGGCGATTGGCTGCTCCTGCTGGATGCTCACAGGACAGATCTGCGTGAGCTGTGTGAGAGTAAATTGCTGTTTGAAGTCGTGGGTGTAGTTAGGATCTTCTGGagcaagagacaggaagaagccaAGGATTCTGACTGACATACATGTTATCTAGGGGACCTAGCACCATAGGACTGGCAGGACTTCCCAGGGCAGCCATATTCTGGGACTCTATGGCTGGactaattcattcattcactcattcagcAGCTCTGAGGGCCGTTTTAGTGTTGACTACATTCTGGGTCCTAGAGATGCAGTTCTGGTATTTGAGAAGTGAAGCTGGTTTGTAGTCATGTGTCCATGGGGCAGAAGTGGCCAGTCCCTCCCTGAGAGCGATTGCAGTACTTCTCTGGGGTCTCTGAGCCAACCTGCTCTTCCCACAGCTGCGCATGGAGTACCTGTCCCTGATGCATGCTGTGGTTCGCTCCACATCCTACCTGCAACACCGCCACCGGATGTCAGACCTGCAGGCTACACTGCGGCGCATCCTGGCTGAGGAAGAGGCCTCACCCCAGTGCCACATGGACCACATGATTGTCCAGGAGATGTACAAGGAGttcccagagctgggagaggTCCCCAgctagcatttcttttttctcccttctctgcagCCCAGGACAGGGTGCAGGGAACGTGGGGGCTTTGCTCTAAGAATGTTCTGCACAGACTATGAGGGGATAAAGAATTCGAAGGAACCTGAGCCGGGCCCCTTACCTCAAGTAGAGTCGGTGTAAGGGGCCAAGTGTTGGTTGGGGACCACAGTCTGGGGATTCTACTGGGCAGAGGAAATGTGCAAGCTGAAGGCCCTCTGTTTGCTGATTGGCTGCCTCTTCAGCATGCCACCCCCATACCCATGTGCATACCCGGAGtcctgctgctgctccaggctgGGCCACCGCCATCCCTACCCACTGCCTGGTCTGAGGCTTGGGCCTCAGTGAGCCATGtcctgggggtgaggggaggcaCCTCCCGCCAGCTCTGTTCTTTGCCTTAGCTTTGCAGTGAGTGTCGCTCATGTGCAGCCCTTACCCCTTAGGGACTGCTGTCCCCCAGACTCCTTCTCTCAACCCCAGAGGCCTTGGCCAGGCTGCTGCCTTGGAAGCGGGATTTCAAGACAGGCCATTCATCCTGGAGCCTCATGGATCAGGAGGATGGTACTGAGAAAGCCAATGacagaatctattttctctaggaaaaaaaaagtagaccgAAAGCCATGTGTATTTTCCTATGTGCTACAGCTCTCCTTCCAAAATAAATCCTAGGCATCAGGAATTGAGCTTCCCTGTATGATCCTGGCATCATGGGTGGGGCAGATGGGGTCTCAGGACCTCACCACTCTAGCTTATACTGACATCTGCAGCCCAGAGAGGTGATGGCCTTGACAAGTCCTAAGGCCCTGTTCAGCCTCTCCTGAGGCCCAGCCAAGCCAGTGCCCCTGGGACACACTTGTAGGTATCTTTTGAGTTTCAATTTATATCTTTTTGCTGaccatggtggtgcatacctttaatcccagcacttgggaggcagaggcaggtagataccCACAACTAGCCTAGTttacatagttccaggccagtcagggctacttagtgagatctTCTCTCACCAAAAATAAAGTTATCTAGTCGTGCACAGTTACAGCTATTCTCTGTCCTCCATGTCCCTCCCTCTCATGCTGGGGATAAAACCCAGGCCTCACGCATCTGCCCTGCATAACTAGTCTAAAATGGAGCAGGCCCTTCTCCCAGCTCTGCTCTCCCTGAGCGTGCTGGCCCTTACTATTGGTCCACCATGATCTCTTGTTTTGTGACCTCAGCAGAGATCTTACCAGTTCTGTATTGAAGGAATCTGTTAACCAGGACCAGGATGGGGTCAAGGGTGCACTCCTGTGTTGTTAGAGGCCAGAGATGGATAAAACCTCATTCCTTTCAGGTCAGCATGGTAGCTCTTATTAAAGTGGGTGGGGGAAAAGTGAGGGCCCCCAGACTAATTAAATCTGGTTCTTCAGGTCTTTCTTACCTGAGGTCCATATTCCTTATACAAATCTACACACCCAGAATCGTATCAGGGTGTTGAAaggcagggactggagaaatgacttaggaAAGTTCTTGCTGCCTCAGTTTGGATTCCTGGCACCAATGtagagagccaggtgtggtggcatgtattTGAGtttatccccaggacccacagcagAGAAGCAGCTCCTGCAAGATGTCCTCCACATGCGTGCTCTGCTGCATCCTcgtaaaatgtattttacaaaaatgggaggtggaggagctgaagagatggctcagtagttaagagcatctACATTTTGGGGGAGGATCCCAGtccaattccagcacccacatcaggagtcTTAACCTGCTGATAActcctccagctccaagggatccagtgccctcttctggccttttcgGGGACTGCACAAACACTCAGTacctatacatacacacgtgattaaaagtaaaatttttctcttaaatagaggaacagttaagagcactggctgctcttgaagagggcTTAAATTTGGTTCCCAATACCCATTTCCAGGGTATCTAGTGCCCtgttctgatctctgcaggcaccagacacaaaTGTAGTgggcacatacatatattttaaaatgtaaataaaaattaaaaggtccagagcaatagagaaagacacgTTACCACACTGTAGCCTTCACACAAAATAGGCAGTAGATAGAGGCCAGGGCAGGGCCTTAACTCGTTGCTCAGGAAAGTGTGGCAGGAGCATTCCATAGGAAACCTTTGGGGTAGAGGGAATCTCAGCGATCTTCCAGGCAGTGGTCCTCCTTAGCCACTGGCTTTGTCGGACTGCTGAGCTTGCAGGCTCCTGGTGGAGGGACACAGCCTGCGCCCTGCACATCCAGAGTTAATGAGGCTGATTTCCAGCCAGCCCTGTTTTCACTGGAGTGCTGCAGGCGGGAAACCATTGTTCTCAGGAGACAACGCAATTCAGTGAAAAGCAGAGGgttcctgggaagctgaggcagcaaCATCAGACTGCAGTGGCTGTTTGCTGTGCTTTCTGTTGTGATGTACAGAGACCTGTGGGTAGAGCCGGGCTGTTCTGTCCTCGGTCCTAGGGCTGGCTCCTACATCATAATGTAGtgctccaagaaggccacacctacatTTGCAGGACTGTCTAAGGAATCCTGCACacatcagctgggcggtggtggctcacgcctttaatcccagcactccagaggcagaggcaggtggatctcagtgagtttgaagccagcctggtctacaaagcgagttccaggacagctgggactattacacagagaaaccctgtctcgaaaaacaaaacaccaagagagagagagagagagagagagagagagagagagagagagagagagagaggagagagaggcagaagtccTAGACAACAGTTACATAAATACTGGGTCATGTTTCCAAACATTCTGGGGGAGGGACAGGACTCCTTCAGCGAACACCCTGGCGATGATCTCATAACATAGAATTGTAGCCATAATGGTAGATTATGGTGAGCCAAAAGACTC
It encodes the following:
- the Nckipsd gene encoding NCK-interacting protein with SH3 domain isoform X2 codes for the protein MEQDVLQAIDRAIEAVHNTAMRDGGKYSLQQRGVLQKLIHHRKETLSRRGTSASSASVMTSSTSDHHLDSAASRQPNGMCRTGFERQHSLPSSEHLGTDGALYQVPPQPRRATPTTPPPPVKRRDREALVISGSGGRTIVPSGGSSVSSGSSVSSTSMDTLYTGSSPSELGPSCSPTPPPVPRRSAHTTVSQAQPSPSKAPSPEPPAEEVAADTNSATDDLEALDALSLETTEEKPAAEAAVPRTIGAELMELVRRNTGLSHELCRVAIGVVVGHIQATVPASSPVMEQVLLSLVEGKDLSTALPSGQVCHDQQRLEVIFADLARRKDDAQQRSWALYEDEDVIRCYLEELLHILTDADPEVCKKMCKRNEFESVLALVAYYQMEHRASLRLLLLKCFGAMCSLDAAIISTLVSSVLPVELARDMQTDTQDHQKLCYSALILAMVFSMGEAVPYAHYEHLGTPFAQFLLSIVEDGLPLDTTEQLPDLCMNLLLALNLHLTAPDQNVIMTALSKHTNVKIFSEKLLLLLNRGDDPVRIFKHEPQPPHAVLKFLQDVFSSPATASIFYHTDMMALIDITVRQIADLSPGDKLRMEYLSLMHAVVRSTSYLQHRHRMSDLQATLRRILAEEEASPQCHMDHMIVQEMYKEFPELGEVPS
- the Nckipsd gene encoding NCK-interacting protein with SH3 domain isoform X1 → MYRALYAFRSAEPNAMAFAAGETFLVLERSSTHWWLAARARSGETGYVPPAYLHRLQGMEQDVLQAIDRAIEAVHNTAMRDGGKYSLQQRGVLQKLIHHRKETLSRRGTSASSASVMTSSTSDHHLDSAASRQPNGMCRTGFERQHSLPSSEHLGTDGALYQVPPQPRRATPTTPPPPVKRRDREALVISGSGGRTIVPSGGSSVSSGSSVSSTSMDTLYTGSSPSELGPSCSPTPPPVPRRSAHTTVSQAQPSPSKAPSPEPPAEEVAADTNSATDDLEALDALSLETTEEKPAAEAAVPRTIGAELMELVRRNTGLSHELCRVAIGVVVGHIQATVPASSPVMEQVLLSLVEGKDLSTALPSGQVCHDQQRLEVIFADLARRKDDAQQRSWALYEDEDVIRCYLEELLHILTDADPEVCKKMCKRNEFESVLALVAYYQMEHRASLRLLLLKCFGAMCSLDAAIISTLVSSVLPVELARDMQTDTQDHQKLCYSALILAMVFSMGEAVPYAHYEHLGTPFAQFLLSIVEDGLPLDTTEQLPDLCMNLLLALNLHLTAPDQNVIMTALSKHTNVKIFSEKLLLLLNRGDDPVRIFKHEPQPPHAVLKFLQDVFSSPATASIFYHTDMMALIDITVRQIADLSPGDKLRMEYLSLMHAVVRSTSYLQHRHRMSDLQATLRRILAEEEASPQCHMDHMIVQEMYKEFPELGEVPS